The genome window CATGAAACTCTGTCCTGGCTTTTTCAATATGAGCCCGGTTCCTGGTAAATACCGATCCGGTTAGTCCATATTCGGTATTGTTGGCGATCTCCAGGGCATGATCGAAATCCTTGGCTTTGGTAAAAGCAACCACCGGTCCAAAGATTTCTTCCTGCATGATCCGGGCCTGGGGATGAACGTCAGCAAAGACGGTGGGCTGAATGAAGTATCCATTTTCCCCTGCCTTTTCTCCTCCGGCCACCAATTTTCCTTCTGTCTTTCCAATTTCAATGTATTCCAGTATCTTGTTGTATGCATGTTCATCGATAACGGGACCCATATAATAGCTTGGGTCTGCCACATCTCCTACGGTTAATGCGTTGGTCTTTTCCACCACCTTGGTTAGGACTTCATCATATACATCCTGATGGATAATGGCTCTGGAGCAGGCGGAACATTTTTGTCCGGAGAAACCAAAGGCGGAGTGTACAATATTGGTGGCAGCCAGTTCCAGGTCGGCATCCTTATCCACAACGATGGAGTCTTTACCGCCCATTTCAGCGATTAGCCTCTTGATCCATTTTTGTCCTGGGCTTCGCTTGGCTGCCAGTTCATTGATTCTAAGCCCTACGTCCCTGGAACCGGTAAAGCTGATGAAGCGGGTCAGGGGATGCTCTACAAGAAAGTCTCCAATTTCAGAACCGCTTCCGGGCAGATAATTAACCACTCCGGCTGGAACTCCGGCATCTTCAAGGATTTCCATGAATTTGGCAGCAATGACCGGGGTGGTGGATGCCGGCTTTAATACCACGGTATTTCCAGATACCAAGGCTGCCGTGGTCATGCCCACCATGATGGCTAACGGAAAGTTCCAGGGTGGGATGACGATTCCAACTCCCAACGGAATGTAGGTTAATTCGTTGTCTTCGGTGGGAATGCGGACCAAGGGCTGCCTTTCTGCCAAGCGAATCATTTCCCGGCCGTAAAATTCCATGAAGTCGATGGCTTCAGCGGTATCAGCGTCTGCTTCTGCCCAGCTTTTTCCTGCTTCCTTAACCAACCAAGCGGAGAACTCATGCTTCCGGCGACGAAGG of Microaerobacter geothermalis contains these proteins:
- the pruA gene encoding L-glutamate gamma-semialdehyde dehydrogenase, whose amino-acid sequence is FSKEENRKAFKEALKLVESQLGQEYDLIIGGERIKTEKKRKSINPSHIQQTIGTISQANQELAEKAIQTAAKTFESWKAVPADHRARYLFKAAAILRRRKHEFSAWLVKEAGKSWAEADADTAEAIDFMEFYGREMIRLAERQPLVRIPTEDNELTYIPLGVGIVIPPWNFPLAIMVGMTTAALVSGNTVVLKPASTTPVIAAKFMEILEDAGVPAGVVNYLPGSGSEIGDFLVEHPLTRFISFTGSRDVGLRINELAAKRSPGQKWIKRLIAEMGGKDSIVVDKDADLELAATNIVHSAFGFSGQKCSACSRAIIHQDVYDEVLTKVVEKTNALTVGDVADPSYYMGPVIDEHAYNKILEYIEIGKTEGKLVAGGEKAGENGYFIQPTVFADVHPQARIMQEEIFGPVVAFTKAKDFDHALEIANNTEYGLTGSVFTRNRAHIEKARTEFHVGNLYFNRKCTGALVGVHPFGGFNMSGTDSKAGGRDYLLLFTQAKLTSE